From the genome of Chitinivorax sp. B, one region includes:
- a CDS encoding coproporphyrinogen III oxidase, which yields MIDISQVKDYFTQLQGQIVETLSRLDEMAWITDSWQRAEGGGGISRLVEGGEVFERGGVNFSHVK from the coding sequence ATGATCGACATTTCACAGGTTAAAGACTATTTCACTCAGCTGCAGGGACAGATTGTTGAAACATTGTCCAGATTGGATGAAATGGCCTGGATAACGGATAGTTGGCAACGTGCCGAAGGCGGTGGCGGGATATCGCGGTTGGTTGAGGGGGGGGAGGTATTTGAACGGGGGGGAGTCAATTTTTCTCATGTAAAGG